CGTCGTCGGCGTGCTCGCCATGGTCCTGATCGTCCTGTTCGTGCTCATCAACCAGGCGATCGGCGACACGCTGATTGCCTCCAGCGTGTCGCTCACCATCGTCGCGATGGTTGCGGCGCTGGGCGCTTCCGGCGGCACCGAGAAGCGCCGCCGCTAGGCCGCAACGCCCGCTTCGGCTCAGGGCAACATGCTGCCCGTGTCGATGAAGCGCTGGTGCCAGCTCAGCGCCTCGCGCAAGAGCGAGGGAGATTGCTGGCCATAGGATCCACGCCGCGCCCGCTCATAATAATCGGCCAGCATCGGCCGGTAATCCGGGTGCGCGCACTTCTCGATGATCAGCGTCGCCCGCTGCTTGGGACTGAGGCCGCGCAGGTCGGCCAGCCCCTGTTCGGTCACCAGGACCTGCACGTCCTGTGCGATATGATCGACGTGCGAGGCCTGCGGCACGATCGCCGAGATCGCCCCGCCCTTGGCGGTGGACGGCGTCATGAAGATCGACACATAGGCGTTGCGCGCGAAATCGCGCGATCCGCCGATGCCGTTCTGGATGCGCGATCCCATGACATGCGTGGAATTGACGTTGCCGTAGATATCTGCCTCGATCAGCCCGTTCATCGCGAGGCAGCCGAGGCGGCGGATCAGTTCCGGATGGTTGCTGATCTCCTGCGGGCGCAGGATCATCCGATCCCGATACTGGACCATGTCGGCATTGATCCGCGCGGCCGCTTCCGGGCTCAGCGAGAAGGCAGTGGCGGAGGCGATGCGCAGCTTGCCGGCATCGAGCAGGTCGAGCATGCCGTCCTGGATGACCTCGGTATAGGCGGTCATGTCGGTGAAGGGCCCGTCGACGAGGCCGGTCAGCACCGCATTGGCGATGTTGCCGACACCCGACTGGATCGGCAGCAGCGAGGTGGGCAGCCGGCCCCGCTTCACCTCATGCGCGAAGAAGTCCAGCAGATGGCCGGCGATCGCATGCGCGCTGGCATCGGGGGCGGCGAAGGGCAGGTTTCGGTCGGGCGCTTCGGTTTCGACGATCGCGACGATCCTGGCGGGGTCGCAGTGCAGATAGGGCTCACCGATGCGGTCGTCCGGGCGGACCAGCGGGATCGGCACGCGATCGGGCGGCAGGCGGGTGCCGTAATAGATGTCGTGCATCCCCTCCAGCGCCGGGTTCTGCCAGGCGTTGACCTCGAGGATGATCTGGCTGGCGCGGTCGAGCCAGGTCTTGTTGTTGCCGACCGAGGATGAGGGGATCAGCGATCCATCCGGCCGGATGCCGCTGATCTCGACCAAGGCGGTATCGAGCGGCCCCAGGAAGCCCTGCCACGCCATCGGCGCGACCTGGCTGAGATGCATGTCGAAATAGTCCATCTCGCCGCGGTTGATCTTCTCGCGCGCGATCGGGTCCGAATTATAGGGCAGCCGGAATTCGATGCCGTCGGCCTTGGCGAGCGCGCCGTCGAGTTCGGGACCGGTCGAAGCACCGGTCCACACCCGAATGCGGAACAGCTTGCCGGCGGCATGTTCGGCTTCAATGCGCGCGGCAAGCGCCTGCGGCACCGCCTTGGGATAGCCCGAGCCGGTGAAGCCGCTCATCCCCACCGTGCTGCCCGATCCGATCAACGCCGCCGCGGCATCCGCGGACATGATCTTCGACCGCAAATCGGCGTGGGCTATCCGGCTGCTCATGGACTCGGTCCTCCGACCCGTTGCTGATGCAAGCGGGCAGTAGAACCGTGCGCGACCGAGGGAAACCCCGGGCGAGGGCATCGCGACCGAGCCATGGCCGACGGCCGCGATGCGCCGATCGTTCGAAGAAAGACGTCGGTCGCCGCCAGCGGATCGGCGGCGGCGGACGTGCCGCCGACGCGCGTCAGGCGGGCTGGTTCTTGGCCAGCCAGTCGAGCACCGTATCGGGGCTCGATACGCCATAGGGGTCATCGTCCTGGCCGGCGTCGTTGATACCCGGCTCCTCGAACCAGGCGACGATCCTGCCGTCGTCGACAACCATCGCATAGCGCCACGAGCGATCGCCGAAGCCGAGATGGTCCTTGCGGATCAGCATGCCCATCCGGCGGGTGAAATCGCCCGAGCCGTCGGGCAGCAGCTTGAGGTTCCTAATGCCCAGCATCTTGCCCCACTGGAACATCACGAACGCATCGTTGACCGCCAGGCAATAGACCTCGTCCGCGCCCGCCGCCTTGAGATCGTCATAGACGCGCTCATAGGCCGGGCATTGCTCGGTGGTGCAGGTGGGGGTGAAGGCACCGGGCAGCGCGAACACCACGGTGCGCTTGCCGGCGAAGAGATCGCCGGTCTGCACATCCTGCCAGCGGAAAGGATTGGGGCCCCCGACGCTCTCATCGCGTACGCGGGTCTTGAGGGTTACGTCTGGAACCGTACGGCCGATCATGTAAGCCTCCTTAGATCACATCTCACCACGTTCGCGCCGCAGCGCATACCATTTGCGGACATTGGCATTATGCTGGTCGAGCGTCTCGGCGAAGGCATGGCCGCCCGACCCATCCGCGACGAAATAGAGCGCATTGGTGCGCGCCGGATCAAGCACCGCGGCGATCGAGGCGCGGCCCGGATTGGCGATCGGCCCCGCCGGCAGCCCCGGAATCCTGTAGGTGTTGTAGCCGTTGTCGGCCTGAAGCTCCGAACGCAGGATGCGCCGGCCCAGCCGCCGCCCCTTGGTGACCGGATAGATCACGGTCGGGTCGGCCTGCAGCGGCATGTTGCGCTTGATCCGGTTGGAATAGACCGCCGCCACCGTGCGCCGTTCGGCGGCAACCGACGTTTCCTTCTCGACGATCGAGGCGAGGATGATCGCCTCGCGCGGCGTCTTCACGGCGATGCCCGGCTTGCGCGTCTTCCACAGGTCGTCGAGCGCGCGCGTCATCGCCGCCTGCATCCGCCTGAGCACCGCCGCGCGCGTCTCGCCGCGTTCGAAGCTGTAGCTGTCGGGCAGCACCGATCCTTCGGCGGGCACCGCGACCGTGCCGGTCAGCAACGGTTCGGCCATCAGCCGTTCCTGCACGAGCACCGCCGGCATCCCCTCGGGGATCGAGACCAGCCGGAGGATCGGGATGCCAGACTGCATCGTGCGAAGATGCGCCGCCCAGTTGTCGGTGGGATAGAAGCCATATTCGCCCGCCTTGATCGGCCCGTCCGATCCGAGGAAGCGCGCGAGCGTGAGGAAGCGATCGGCCGAGCCGATGACCTTGGCCTTTTCCAGCTTCGCGGCCGCAGTCGCGAGTGAATCCCCGCTCGACACGGTGACCTCGACGGGCTTGGCCCCGGCCGGGCGCGGCGATCCCTTGAACCAGGGGCTGACATAGGCCGCACCCGCTGCACCAACGGCAACGACAAGCAGGAGGAGGAGGAGCCAGCGCTTGGCCGCCGCCCCCCGCTTCTTCTTGCCGCGTCGCGCCGGGCGTTTGCTGCTGGCCATCGGCCGGTTCCCCGATCAGCCGATCAGACCGCCCTCATGACCAGCGAGGCGTTGGTGCCGCCGAAGCCGAAGCTGTTGTTCAGCACCGCCTTCACGTGCCGCTGCTTGGCGACGTGGGGCACCAGATCGACGCCTGCGCAATTGTCGCTGGGATTGTCGAGGTTGAGCGTCGGCGGGACGATCTGGTCGCGCAGCGCGAGGATGCAGAAGATGCTCTCCACCGCGCCGGCGCCGCCCAGCAGGTGGCCGATCGCCGACTTGGTCGAGCTCATCGAAAGGGTGCCCATCGCATCGCCGAACAGGCGGCGCACCGCGCCCAGCTCGAGCTCGTCGCCCAGCGGCGTCGAGGTGCCGTGCGCGTTGATATAGTCGATGTCGCCGAGCGCGAGGCCCGACTTCTTCATCGCCATTTCCATCGCGCGGAACGCGCCCGAACCTTCCGGGTGCGGCGCGGTGACGTGATAGGCGTCGCCCGACAGGCCATAGCCGATCACCTCGGCATAGATCTTGGCGCCGCGCGCCTTGGCGTGCTCATATTCCTCGAGGCAGACGACGCCCGCGCCCTCGCCCATCACGAAGCCGTCCCGGTCCTTGTCGTAGGGCCGGCTCGCCTTTTCGGGCTGATCGTTGAACTGGGTCGACAGCGCGCGCGCCTGCGCGAAGCCGGCAATGCCGATCGGGCAGATCGCGCCTTCGGCACCGCCCGCAAGCATCACGTCGGCATCGCCCAGCGCGATCATCCGCGCCGCATCGCCGATCGCGTGCGCGCCGGTCGAGCAAGCCGTGACCACCGCATGGTTCGGGCCCATCAGGCCATATTTGATGCTCACCTGGCCCGAGATCAGGTTGATCAGGCGGCCATGGACGAAGTGCGGCGAGACGCGGCGCGGGCCCTTGTTGGCGAGCACCAGCGATTCGCTCTCGATGCCCGGGAGACCGCCGATGCCCGACCCGATCGAGCAGCCGATGCGGAAGCGCTCTTCCTCGGACGCATCGGTCAGGCCGGCATCCTCGAGCGCCTGGCCGGCGGCATCGATTCCATAGATGATGAACGGATCGACCTGGCGCTGGACCTTATGGTCGACGCGCTTGTTCGCATCGAACCCATAGGCATGGTCCGCGGGCTTCACCTCGCAGGCGACCCGGCAGGCATAATCAGTCGCGTCGAAACGGGTGATGGTACCAGCGCCGGACTTCGCTGCGATGATGTTGGCCCAGGCGGTTTCGACATCGGCGCCCAGCGGCGTGACGAGCCCAAGTCCGGTTACGACGACACGGCGCATCCCAACTCTCCAAATACTTCAACAAAAACAAACGGCTCCCCGGCCCCTTTCATCCGGGTCGGGAAGCCGTCCTGAATGGCTACGAAGCCAGGCCGGCGCGCCGATCCCGGCGTGCCTGCCCGAGACATCAGCCCTTGGCGTGCGTCTCGATATAGCTGATCGCGTCCTTCACGGTCGTGATCTTTTCCGCGGCGTCGTCGGGAATCTCAACGCCGAAATCTTCCTCGAACGCCATCACCAGTTCGACGATGTCGAGGCTGTCGGCACCAAGATCGTCGATGAAGCTGGCATCTTCGGTCACCTTCTCGGCTTCAACGCCAAGATGCTCGACGACGATCTTCTTCACCCTCTCGGCGGTGTCGCTCATAAACGGTCCTTCTCTTCAGAATTTGAGGATGCACTAATCGGCAGCCATAACGCTGGCAAGCCCTGCCGGTTCACCCGGCGTTAACCGTAACGGGAACGTCACGAAATCATTGCCATGCCGCCGTTGACGTGGATCGTCTGACCGGTGACGTAACCGGCCTCACGGCTTGCGAGATAGGCGACCGCGGCGGCCACGTCACCCCCCTCGCCCAACCGACCGGCGGGAATCCGGCCGGTGATCGCCTCTTTCTGCACGTCGGGCAGCGCGTCCGTCATCGCCGACTTGATGAAACCCGGCGCCACGCAGTTCACGGTAATGTTGCGCGTCGCCAGCTCCTGCGCCAGCGCCTTGGTCATCGCGGTGAGCCCGCCTTTGGAGGCGGCATAGTTCGCCTGCCCCGGATTGCCGGTGGCGCCGACCACCGAGGTGATCGAGACGACGCGGCCGAAGCGCGCCTTCATCATCGGCTTGGTCGCGGCGCGGATCAGGCGGAACGCCGCCTCTAGATTGACGCGGATCACCGCATCCCAATCCTCATCCTTCATCCGCATCACCAGATTGTCGCGGGTGACGCCGGCATTGTTGACGAGGATGTCGAGCGTGCCGCCCAGCGCCGCGACGGCGGAGGGCACCAGCGCATCGACCGCGGCGGAGTCGCCGAGATCGCACGGCAGGATCACCGGGTCATGGCCGAGCCCCGCCGCGACCGCCTCCAGCTTCTCCGCGCGCGTGCCGGAGAGCGCCACGCGCGCGCCCTGCGCCGCGAGCGTTTCGGCGATCGCCGAACCGATACCGCCCGACGCACCGGTCACCAGCGCGGTCATGCCTGAGAGATCGAACATGCCTGTCTTTCCTGTCTGAAGTCGTTGAGGCATCGCGCGGGCGGAAGAATGTCGCCCGCCAATGCCTATCCAAAGTCCGCGCCGTCGTGCCAGCCCCTTCGTTGCTTTCGCGGGGCCGGACGATCGGTTGGCGGGCTCAGAGGCTCTTCGCCAGCGCCTCGATATCGGCCATCGCGACGATGCTTGCGGCCTCGGCCTCGGCCGGCGCG
The window above is part of the Sphingomonas sanxanigenens DSM 19645 = NX02 genome. Proteins encoded here:
- a CDS encoding acetyl-CoA hydrolase/transferase family protein, yielding MSSRIAHADLRSKIMSADAAAALIGSGSTVGMSGFTGSGYPKAVPQALAARIEAEHAAGKLFRIRVWTGASTGPELDGALAKADGIEFRLPYNSDPIAREKINRGEMDYFDMHLSQVAPMAWQGFLGPLDTALVEISGIRPDGSLIPSSSVGNNKTWLDRASQIILEVNAWQNPALEGMHDIYYGTRLPPDRVPIPLVRPDDRIGEPYLHCDPARIVAIVETEAPDRNLPFAAPDASAHAIAGHLLDFFAHEVKRGRLPTSLLPIQSGVGNIANAVLTGLVDGPFTDMTAYTEVIQDGMLDLLDAGKLRIASATAFSLSPEAAARINADMVQYRDRMILRPQEISNHPELIRRLGCLAMNGLIEADIYGNVNSTHVMGSRIQNGIGGSRDFARNAYVSIFMTPSTAKGGAISAIVPQASHVDHIAQDVQVLVTEQGLADLRGLSPKQRATLIIEKCAHPDYRPMLADYYERARRGSYGQQSPSLLREALSWHQRFIDTGSMLP
- a CDS encoding peroxiredoxin, giving the protein MIGRTVPDVTLKTRVRDESVGGPNPFRWQDVQTGDLFAGKRTVVFALPGAFTPTCTTEQCPAYERVYDDLKAAGADEVYCLAVNDAFVMFQWGKMLGIRNLKLLPDGSGDFTRRMGMLIRKDHLGFGDRSWRYAMVVDDGRIVAWFEEPGINDAGQDDDPYGVSSPDTVLDWLAKNQPA
- the mltG gene encoding endolytic transglycosylase MltG; the encoded protein is MASSKRPARRGKKKRGAAAKRWLLLLLLVVAVGAAGAAYVSPWFKGSPRPAGAKPVEVTVSSGDSLATAAAKLEKAKVIGSADRFLTLARFLGSDGPIKAGEYGFYPTDNWAAHLRTMQSGIPILRLVSIPEGMPAVLVQERLMAEPLLTGTVAVPAEGSVLPDSYSFERGETRAAVLRRMQAAMTRALDDLWKTRKPGIAVKTPREAIILASIVEKETSVAAERRTVAAVYSNRIKRNMPLQADPTVIYPVTKGRRLGRRILRSELQADNGYNTYRIPGLPAGPIANPGRASIAAVLDPARTNALYFVADGSGGHAFAETLDQHNANVRKWYALRRERGEM
- the fabF gene encoding beta-ketoacyl-ACP synthase II, whose product is MRRVVVTGLGLVTPLGADVETAWANIIAAKSGAGTITRFDATDYACRVACEVKPADHAYGFDANKRVDHKVQRQVDPFIIYGIDAAGQALEDAGLTDASEEERFRIGCSIGSGIGGLPGIESESLVLANKGPRRVSPHFVHGRLINLISGQVSIKYGLMGPNHAVVTACSTGAHAIGDAARMIALGDADVMLAGGAEGAICPIGIAGFAQARALSTQFNDQPEKASRPYDKDRDGFVMGEGAGVVCLEEYEHAKARGAKIYAEVIGYGLSGDAYHVTAPHPEGSGAFRAMEMAMKKSGLALGDIDYINAHGTSTPLGDELELGAVRRLFGDAMGTLSMSSTKSAIGHLLGGAGAVESIFCILALRDQIVPPTLNLDNPSDNCAGVDLVPHVAKQRHVKAVLNNSFGFGGTNASLVMRAV
- a CDS encoding acyl carrier protein — encoded protein: MSDTAERVKKIVVEHLGVEAEKVTEDASFIDDLGADSLDIVELVMAFEEDFGVEIPDDAAEKITTVKDAISYIETHAKG
- the fabG gene encoding 3-oxoacyl-[acyl-carrier-protein] reductase: MFDLSGMTALVTGASGGIGSAIAETLAAQGARVALSGTRAEKLEAVAAGLGHDPVILPCDLGDSAAVDALVPSAVAALGGTLDILVNNAGVTRDNLVMRMKDEDWDAVIRVNLEAAFRLIRAATKPMMKARFGRVVSITSVVGATGNPGQANYAASKGGLTAMTKALAQELATRNITVNCVAPGFIKSAMTDALPDVQKEAITGRIPAGRLGEGGDVAAAVAYLASREAGYVTGQTIHVNGGMAMIS